CGCGACGCCGGCTACCGGACGGCGATGTTCGGCAAGTGGCATCTGGGCCGCCGGCCGGAGCACTACCCGACCCGGCATGGCTTCGACGAGTACGCCGGGCTGCTGTACAGCAACGACATGCATCCGGTGGAGCTGTTCGAGGGCGAGGAGGTCGTCACCGCCGACGTCGACCAGGCGGCGCTCACCCGCGCGTACACCGACCACGCCATCGCCTTCATCGAGCGGCACGCCGACCGCCCGTTCTTCGTCTACCTCGCGCACACGATGCCGCACATCCCGCTGCACGTGGAGGACGAGTTCAGCGGCCGGTCGGCGGGCGGCAGGTACGGCGACGTCGTCGAGAGCCTGGACCACCACGTCGGACGCCTGCTCGACCGGCTCGACGACCTCGGCCTGGCCGACGACACCCTCGTCATGGTGACCAGCGACAACGGGCCGTGGTTCGAGGGCAGCACCGGCGGGCTGCGCGGCACCAAGCTGCACACGTACGAGGGCGGGATCCGGGTGCCGTTCGTCGCGCGGTGGCCGGGGCGGATCCCCGCCGGTGTGGTGTCCGACGAGCCGGTGTGCCTGTTCGACCTGCTGCCGACACTGGCCGGGCTGGCCGGTGCAACGGTGCCGGAGGACCGGCCGATCGACGGCACCGACGTCA
This Jiangella alba DNA region includes the following protein-coding sequences:
- a CDS encoding sulfatase family protein, with product MTDRPNIVLVVMDDLGYGDLSCMGNTILRTPRIDSIAAEGIALRHMYAASAVCTPSRAALLTGRYPQRVGLVKVLNPRHDTGLSSWEYTVPELLRDAGYRTAMFGKWHLGRRPEHYPTRHGFDEYAGLLYSNDMHPVELFEGEEVVTADVDQAALTRAYTDHAIAFIERHADRPFFVYLAHTMPHIPLHVEDEFSGRSAGGRYGDVVESLDHHVGRLLDRLDDLGLADDTLVMVTSDNGPWFEGSTGGLRGTKLHTYEGGIRVPFVARWPGRIPAGVVSDEPVCLFDLLPTLAGLAGATVPEDRPIDGTDVTAVLTGGGSRAEPRPLFFFHWWTLNAVRWGRWKLHLDRFPRDPSRAQDKELPQLFDLELDPAETYDLKDRHPDVLDHLTGLAARFEAEMVAQREAAEARAAGR